From a region of the Fischerella sp. JS2 genome:
- a CDS encoding glycosyltransferase — translation MGQTRVFQPQERLPSFSIVLETENLANADINKLSESLNSLVNQDLSPTQANEVLLIDSGDVPPQKLEQLRQKYSWIKVYQAPSGSGYYQAKMLGANLVTGEIVVYCDSDCIYETNWLRNLLIPFTQSDEIQIVAGETTTQARGIYGTAMALTYIFPQYSKQKTLKRTSQYFLNNVAFRREFLLQYPIPTELVLYRGNCVIHAHTLRSLGYTIWRQPQARATHAPPSGLSHFFWRFLLIGHDYYWQNRLLAKSQQKYRDSMARLQGKLRILSERISKMFTHQPSHILYFPLAIPIVITSVVLVFIGYVITLFQPHYLLKVYNQILGEFEAA, via the coding sequence ATGGGACAGACAAGAGTATTTCAACCTCAAGAAAGATTACCAAGTTTTTCTATTGTCCTAGAAACAGAAAATTTGGCTAATGCTGACATCAACAAACTATCTGAGTCTCTAAATTCATTAGTAAATCAAGACCTCTCACCTACTCAAGCTAATGAAGTGTTATTAATAGATAGCGGTGATGTTCCTCCCCAGAAGCTAGAACAGCTACGTCAAAAATATTCCTGGATTAAAGTTTATCAAGCACCATCAGGGAGTGGATATTACCAAGCAAAAATGCTGGGAGCTAATCTAGTCACAGGGGAGATAGTAGTCTATTGTGACTCTGACTGCATCTATGAAACTAACTGGTTAAGAAATCTCCTCATCCCTTTCACTCAAAGCGATGAGATCCAAATTGTTGCTGGAGAAACAACAACACAAGCTAGGGGAATCTACGGCACAGCTATGGCTTTGACTTATATTTTTCCCCAATATTCAAAGCAGAAAACTCTCAAACGAACTTCCCAATACTTTCTCAATAATGTCGCTTTTCGCCGCGAATTTCTCCTACAATACCCCATTCCCACCGAACTAGTTCTTTACCGAGGTAACTGTGTAATTCATGCTCACACATTACGTTCCTTGGGCTATACAATTTGGAGACAACCACAAGCCAGAGCAACCCACGCCCCACCATCAGGGCTATCTCACTTTTTCTGGCGTTTCTTATTGATTGGTCACGATTATTACTGGCAAAACCGTTTGCTAGCCAAATCTCAACAGAAATACCGTGACTCTATGGCCCGCTTGCAAGGTAAGTTACGGATTTTATCTGAAAGGATAAGTAAAATGTTTACTCATCAACCAAGTCACATACTTTACTTTCCTTTGGCAATTCCCATTGTTATTACTTCAGTAGTTTTAGTTTTTATAGGTTATGTAATTACCTTATTTCAACCTCATTACTTGCTCAAAGTTTACAATCAAATTTTGGGTGAATTTGAAGCAGCATAA
- a CDS encoding NmrA/HSCARG family protein, with the protein MPLDNGQNKQQANVGKVLLIGVTGGTGTNVVKGFLEQGVNNLRAITRKIDLSRPSLLKMSNAGVELIEANLDDEDSISPAFADISAVYCHATTADAAKPDPREVERAKRVAQVAKQANIKHFVYNSAGGADRKSGIPHIDQKYKVEQVLKAAGLPTTMLRACLFMEEFWKQYTRPSILKGVFPFSIQPDKPIHLVTTKDMGRVAAYVIKNPSEYIGQEIELAGDVLTPQQMAAEFSKVQGMTVVHKEVAPWIFLLLLRKDLFDLIQWYRHKGYQADVERLRAEFPGLLTTFGEFLEETNWANSELTYESL; encoded by the coding sequence ATGCCTTTAGATAATGGTCAAAACAAACAACAAGCAAACGTCGGGAAAGTTTTGCTCATTGGAGTCACAGGTGGCACAGGCACAAATGTGGTTAAGGGATTTCTTGAACAAGGAGTTAATAATTTGCGTGCCATCACCAGGAAAATCGACCTCAGCCGCCCCTCATTATTAAAAATGAGCAATGCAGGAGTCGAGCTTATAGAGGCTAACTTAGATGATGAGGACTCTATTTCACCAGCCTTTGCAGATATTTCGGCTGTCTACTGTCATGCTACCACTGCTGATGCCGCAAAACCTGATCCCCGAGAAGTAGAAAGAGCAAAGCGAGTTGCCCAAGTTGCTAAGCAAGCTAACATTAAACATTTCGTGTATAACTCCGCAGGAGGAGCAGATAGAAAATCCGGAATTCCTCACATCGATCAAAAATACAAAGTAGAACAAGTTCTCAAAGCGGCAGGCCTACCAACAACCATGTTACGAGCCTGCTTGTTTATGGAAGAGTTTTGGAAGCAGTATACACGACCATCTATCCTCAAAGGAGTATTTCCATTTTCCATTCAGCCAGATAAACCCATACATTTAGTTACGACTAAAGATATGGGTCGAGTCGCAGCTTATGTGATCAAAAATCCTTCTGAGTACATAGGTCAAGAGATAGAACTTGCTGGTGATGTGCTGACGCCTCAGCAGATGGCGGCAGAATTTTCCAAAGTGCAGGGAATGACCGTTGTTCACAAGGAAGTAGCACCGTGGATTTTCTTGCTGCTTTTGCGAAAAGACCTGTTTGATTTAATTCAATGGTATCGTCACAAAGGTTATCAAGCTGATGTTGAGCGCTTACGAGCAGAGTTTCCTGGACTTTTAACTACATTTGGTGAATTCTTAGAAGAAACTAACTGGGCAAACTCAGAACTTACCTACGAGAGTTTGTGA
- a CDS encoding cyclic peptide export ABC transporter: protein MHLISFLLRSSWKMIAIAITTGFLSGGSSAALIALISNVATNNPGSSLKIIIWGFVGLALVALITSIISQVMLIRLSQNAVLQLRMRLSCQILSSELSHLEQLGNPRLLATLTEDIQAVADGVYQMPFLFINLAIVLGCVVYITWLSWLVLLMVAGLSVVAIASCQWFLNKGKKLLTLAREDQDVLFDQFRTITEGVKELKLHYNRRQVFLDKKLQSTATKYRRHNINGFTFFAITTSWGQLIFFFTMGFVIFALPNLLAINPQTLSSYILTFTYLMMPMNNIISKLPLLSKASIALQKIESLGLSLTHRAEVSTVPPAAKTVWHRLQLKDIIHAYHTAEEDKSFILGPINLTLYPQEIVFIVGGNGSGKSTLAKLLTGLYIPEAGEIRLDQDLITEQNREWYRQHFSVVFSDFYLFDELLGLENSSLYHKVQEYLKLLQLEHKVKVKNGRLSTTALSQGQRKRLALLTVYLEDRSIYLFDEWAADQDPAFKEIFYKELLPKLRDTGKTILVITHDDRYFHLADRIVKLEYGKIEFDTHNFIQN, encoded by the coding sequence ATGCATTTGATTTCTTTTCTGCTGCGTTCTTCTTGGAAAATGATCGCGATCGCGATCACAACTGGCTTTCTCAGCGGTGGTAGCAGTGCTGCTTTAATTGCCCTTATCAGCAATGTTGCTACTAATAACCCCGGTTCTTCCTTAAAAATTATAATTTGGGGTTTTGTAGGATTGGCATTAGTTGCGCTGATCACCAGCATTATTTCCCAAGTGATGCTGATTCGCTTATCTCAAAATGCAGTCTTGCAACTACGGATGCGTTTGAGTTGTCAGATTCTCTCCTCCGAGTTGAGTCATTTAGAACAACTAGGAAATCCCCGCCTGTTAGCAACCCTTACCGAAGATATTCAAGCAGTTGCTGATGGGGTTTATCAGATGCCTTTTTTATTTATTAATTTAGCGATCGTCTTAGGCTGTGTTGTTTACATCACTTGGTTATCTTGGTTAGTCTTGCTTATGGTTGCAGGACTATCTGTAGTAGCAATTGCTAGCTGTCAGTGGTTTTTGAACAAAGGTAAGAAATTACTCACCTTAGCTCGTGAAGATCAAGATGTACTGTTTGACCAATTCCGTACTATTACTGAAGGTGTCAAAGAACTTAAGCTCCACTATAACCGACGTCAAGTCTTTTTAGACAAAAAACTGCAATCAACTGCTACTAAATACCGTCGTCACAACATTAATGGTTTTACCTTTTTTGCCATAACCACCAGTTGGGGTCAACTCATCTTCTTTTTCACGATGGGTTTTGTCATCTTTGCACTGCCTAATTTGCTAGCCATCAATCCGCAAACTCTTTCTAGCTATATCTTGACCTTCACTTACTTGATGATGCCAATGAATAATATCATCAGTAAACTTCCGCTTTTGAGTAAAGCTAGCATTGCCTTACAAAAAATAGAATCACTGGGTCTATCTCTAACTCATCGAGCTGAAGTATCAACAGTTCCACCTGCTGCTAAGACTGTTTGGCATCGTTTACAACTCAAGGATATTATTCACGCTTATCATACAGCAGAAGAAGACAAAAGTTTTATTTTGGGTCCTATCAACCTGACACTTTATCCACAAGAGATTGTATTTATAGTCGGGGGGAATGGTAGCGGTAAATCTACTTTAGCTAAATTGCTTACTGGACTTTATATTCCAGAAGCGGGAGAAATTAGGCTAGATCAAGATTTAATTACTGAACAAAATCGAGAATGGTATCGTCAACATTTTTCTGTAGTGTTTTCTGACTTTTATTTATTTGATGAACTTTTAGGATTAGAAAATTCTAGTCTATATCATAAAGTCCAAGAGTACCTCAAACTTTTACAGTTAGAGCATAAAGTGAAAGTTAAAAATGGTAGACTTTCTACTACTGCTCTTTCTCAAGGACAACGTAAAAGACTAGCATTACTGACTGTATACCTAGAAGATCGATCCATTTATTTATTTGATGAATGGGCAGCAGATCAAGACCCAGCATTCAAGGAAATATTTTACAAAGAACTACTGCCAAAACTCAGGGATACAGGTAAAACAATATTGGTCATCACCCACGATGATCGCTATTTTCATCTAGCAGATAGAATTGTTAAACTTGAATATGGAAAAATTGAATTTGACACGCATAATTTTATTCAGAACTGA
- a CDS encoding glycosyltransferase codes for MVSVSGLDEGAWENWSSLCKQNYPNYEVLFGVTDPKDSAVPLLKKLVATFPDTVRLFIGLESRGVNYKDSNLSYLLEESQHEVIIFADGDIRVNPDYIRTVVTPLLDGKVDVVTSAYIGHNPQYLGAAVASFGRCVDFIPSLLIARRLDDGLRFTIGVTIATRKSTLADFGGLHLNRIGSDYNLGKRAAQAGYKVELSSYILEWDTGRENLKQVFTRELRWARTIRYNRGAQYYAMVFCYGTVYCIPLLLLSGFAGWAVAVCFTTIIIRYVQVLVSILSMNCPKLLRWLWIIPLRDSLSFIVWVMGAFGQRIYWRGRYLRVEGDGVISPWK; via the coding sequence ATGGTATCGGTGAGTGGATTAGATGAGGGAGCATGGGAAAATTGGTCATCGCTGTGTAAGCAAAACTATCCGAATTATGAAGTGCTGTTTGGAGTGACAGATCCGAAAGACTCTGCTGTTCCCTTACTAAAAAAGCTGGTTGCAACTTTCCCTGACACAGTAAGACTGTTTATTGGTTTAGAATCACGAGGAGTCAACTATAAAGATAGCAACCTGAGTTATTTATTGGAAGAGTCTCAACATGAAGTAATCATTTTTGCTGATGGTGATATCCGAGTAAATCCTGACTACATCCGCACTGTTGTAACTCCTTTGCTGGATGGGAAAGTAGATGTTGTCACCAGTGCCTATATCGGGCACAATCCCCAATATCTGGGTGCTGCTGTTGCTTCCTTTGGTCGTTGTGTTGATTTTATTCCTAGTTTGTTAATAGCTCGTAGACTTGACGATGGTCTACGCTTTACTATAGGAGTAACTATAGCTACTCGTAAATCTACGTTAGCTGATTTTGGTGGGTTGCACCTCAACCGCATTGGTTCAGACTATAATCTCGGCAAAAGAGCAGCTCAAGCAGGTTATAAAGTAGAACTATCATCCTATATTCTAGAGTGGGATACTGGTCGAGAAAACTTGAAGCAGGTGTTTACGCGAGAGTTACGCTGGGCGCGGACTATTCGTTACAATCGCGGCGCACAGTACTATGCTATGGTGTTCTGCTACGGCACTGTTTACTGTATTCCCCTGTTATTACTGTCGGGGTTTGCTGGTTGGGCAGTAGCTGTGTGCTTTACCACGATTATTATTCGTTATGTGCAAGTACTAGTAAGTATTTTGAGTATGAACTGTCCCAAACTCTTACGTTGGCTTTGGATAATCCCGTTACGAGACTCACTCAGTTTTATTGTTTGGGTTATGGGTGCGTTTGGACAACGTATTTATTGGCGTGGAAGATATCTGCGGGTAGAAGGTGATGGTGTCATCTCTCCGTGGAAGTAA
- a CDS encoding B12-binding domain-containing radical SAM protein has translation MSVNLKSLADQIPVVNSETASIKTTPYLPLNHRRILCIFPKYSRSFGTFHHAYPLMGRKVQAFMPPQGILLVASYLPQKWEVRFIDENVRTATRTDYQWADAVIVSGMHIQRPQINEINRLAHAEGKITILGGPSVSGCPEYYPEFDILHLGELGDASDRIIEYLDHHTEPPQQQIRFETKERLPLSEFPIPAYHLLDLNQYFLANIQFSSGCPYRCEFCDIPELYGRNPRLKTPEQVIAELNTMLERGNPGAVYFVDDNFVGDRRAIMNLLPYLIDWQKHNGYPIQFACEATLNLAQSPKLLEMMREAYFCTVFCGIETPEPEALHAISKTHNLSMPILEAVKVLNSYGMEVVSGIIIGFDTDTPETADRILEFIRLSQIPMLTINLLHALPKTPLWRRLEQEGRLVFEENRESNIKFLMPYEQVVEMWRRCITTAYEPEFLYQRFAHNVEHTYPNRIKVPNSPARTSGANLRKGLTYMVNILLRVGLFGNYRQTFWKMALPQLKAGNIENLIHVGLVGHHLIKFAQECAKNEESASFYSQKIRNAVHT, from the coding sequence ATGAGTGTGAATCTCAAGTCTTTGGCAGATCAAATTCCTGTGGTAAATTCGGAAACTGCTTCTATTAAAACAACTCCCTATCTACCGCTTAACCATCGGCGCATTCTCTGCATCTTTCCCAAGTACAGTCGCTCTTTTGGCACTTTTCATCATGCTTACCCGCTTATGGGGAGAAAAGTCCAAGCTTTTATGCCTCCACAAGGTATTTTACTAGTTGCTTCTTATTTACCCCAAAAGTGGGAAGTCCGGTTTATAGATGAAAACGTGCGAACAGCAACAAGGACAGATTACCAATGGGCTGATGCGGTAATTGTCAGTGGGATGCACATCCAGCGACCACAGATTAATGAAATTAATCGACTTGCCCATGCAGAAGGCAAAATTACTATTTTAGGTGGTCCTTCAGTCTCTGGTTGCCCAGAATATTATCCTGAGTTTGATATTTTGCATTTGGGTGAGTTGGGAGATGCAAGCGATCGCATAATCGAGTATTTAGATCACCACACAGAACCTCCCCAACAGCAAATTCGCTTTGAAACTAAAGAACGCTTACCCCTTAGTGAGTTTCCCATCCCAGCTTATCACTTGCTGGATCTCAATCAATATTTCCTCGCTAATATTCAGTTTTCCAGTGGTTGTCCCTATCGCTGTGAGTTTTGTGATATTCCCGAACTTTATGGACGCAACCCCCGCCTGAAAACACCAGAGCAAGTGATCGCCGAACTCAATACTATGCTCGAACGTGGTAATCCAGGAGCAGTCTATTTTGTAGATGATAACTTTGTAGGCGATCGTCGTGCCATCATGAATTTGCTGCCATACCTAATTGACTGGCAAAAGCACAATGGCTATCCCATCCAGTTTGCTTGTGAAGCCACATTGAATTTAGCTCAAAGTCCCAAACTTTTGGAAATGATGCGCGAAGCCTATTTTTGTACAGTCTTCTGTGGCATTGAAACCCCAGAACCAGAAGCCCTCCACGCTATTTCTAAAACTCACAATCTAAGTATGCCAATTTTGGAAGCAGTAAAAGTTTTAAATAGCTATGGTATGGAAGTTGTATCAGGAATCATCATTGGCTTTGATACAGACACACCAGAAACCGCAGACCGAATTCTCGAATTTATTCGTCTGTCTCAAATTCCTATGTTGACAATTAACCTATTACATGCATTACCAAAAACTCCTTTGTGGCGTAGGCTAGAACAAGAAGGGCGACTAGTATTTGAGGAAAATCGTGAGTCGAATATCAAGTTTTTAATGCCCTATGAACAGGTAGTAGAAATGTGGCGTCGCTGTATTACAACAGCCTATGAACCAGAATTTTTATATCAGCGATTTGCCCACAATGTAGAACACACTTACCCTAATCGCATCAAAGTTCCCAATAGCCCCGCTCGCACTTCAGGAGCTAATCTCCGTAAAGGTTTAACTTATATGGTAAATATTTTGCTCCGGGTAGGGTTATTTGGTAACTATCGTCAGACATTTTGGAAAATGGCACTACCGCAATTAAAAGCAGGTAATATTGAGAACTTGATTCACGTCGGACTTGTGGGTCATCATCTCATTAAATTTGCTCAAGAATGCGCCAAAAATGAAGAATCGGCTTCGTTTTATTCCCAAAAGATACGTAATGCAGTTCATACCTAA
- a CDS encoding glycosyltransferase, whose product MEKIELAIVIVSLLIWIGLLTLWGQFWQTDQQLEVTETHLEKLPSVCAVIPARNEADLLPKTLRSLLRQNYPGLFTIFLVDDHSTDGTAKVAQQTAQALNKDQQLHVITAQALPPGWSGKLWAMEQGINKATATLESDYLLLTDADIEHDPTNLYQLVAKAEQENLDLASLMVRLRCENIWEKLLIPAFVFFFQKLYPFRWVNDPQKSTAAAAGGCILIRTAALQRIGGLQVIRQALIDDCALAHAIKSVKSSSLPSPHSPKIWLGLSSSTHSLRPYPSLSPIWGMVARTAFTQMNYSPLLLIGTLVGMILVYIVPPLGLIVGALTGNWLVALTGLSAWLLMSLAYFPMIRFYQCPLWLAFCLPIIAFLYTLMTLDSALRYWQGRGGAWKGRVYRAEGRRFN is encoded by the coding sequence ATGGAAAAAATAGAACTAGCTATAGTAATTGTATCTTTATTAATTTGGATAGGATTACTAACTCTGTGGGGACAATTTTGGCAGACAGACCAACAATTAGAAGTCACAGAAACTCACTTAGAAAAATTACCATCAGTTTGTGCAGTAATTCCAGCACGTAATGAAGCAGATTTGTTGCCAAAAACATTGCGATCGCTCCTTCGCCAAAACTACCCAGGTTTGTTTACCATCTTCTTGGTAGATGATCACAGCACAGACGGAACTGCTAAAGTTGCTCAACAAACTGCCCAAGCTTTAAATAAAGACCAACAATTGCACGTTATTACTGCCCAAGCATTACCTCCTGGTTGGAGTGGCAAACTCTGGGCAATGGAACAAGGTATTAACAAAGCTACAGCAACACTCGAATCAGATTACTTGCTGCTTACCGATGCAGATATTGAACATGATCCAACAAACCTATATCAACTTGTTGCCAAGGCAGAACAGGAAAATTTAGATCTTGCTTCCCTCATGGTACGACTTAGATGTGAAAACATTTGGGAAAAACTTTTAATTCCAGCTTTTGTGTTTTTCTTTCAAAAACTCTACCCCTTTCGCTGGGTAAATGATCCCCAAAAATCAACAGCAGCAGCTGCGGGAGGTTGTATCCTAATTCGCACAGCAGCACTCCAGCGCATCGGTGGTTTGCAAGTGATTCGGCAAGCATTAATTGACGATTGTGCCCTTGCTCATGCTATCAAATCAGTTAAATCCTCTTCTCTGCCATCCCCCCACTCCCCCAAAATCTGGCTAGGACTCAGTTCTTCAACTCACAGCCTCCGTCCCTATCCCTCCCTGTCTCCAATTTGGGGCATGGTTGCGAGGACTGCTTTTACTCAAATGAACTACTCGCCGTTGCTATTAATTGGAACCCTGGTTGGGATGATTTTGGTTTATATAGTTCCACCACTGGGTTTGATCGTCGGTGCTTTGACAGGAAATTGGTTAGTCGCACTCACAGGTTTATCAGCATGGTTGCTAATGAGTTTGGCTTACTTCCCGATGATTCGCTTTTATCAATGTCCTTTGTGGTTAGCTTTCTGTTTGCCAATCATCGCCTTTCTCTATACTTTGATGACTCTCGACTCTGCATTACGTTATTGGCAAGGACGAGGCGGTGCTTGGAAAGGAAGGGTTTATAGGGCAGAGGGCAGAAGGTTTAACTGA